From the genome of Leptotrichia sp. oral taxon 847:
ATCAATAAGAAAGGATATTAAAATGAAGTTTAAATTTAAATTTGTGTCTGTAGGAAATAATAATCTTATTAAAACGAGAGCTGATTGTATTAGTTTAAATAATTCAATACAGGAAAAAAATGTAACAAGTTATTTAGCAGATATTGAAGAAGATATATTAAATGGAAAAATTGATTATAAATATAATATAAAAATGTTGAGAAGTGATGTATATGATGTAAAAACTGGAACTGAAGGATGGGCATGATATATAGTAGCGAACAACATGTATCTTTCATTTATTTTTTCTCCAGAAGATAGATATTCGCAGGCGGAAATTTCAAGGAAATCAATGTCAGTACTATTAAAAAAATGGACTAAATTTTTAGAAAGAGAACCAGAATTAAATTATGAAGAGATAGTTGAATTGCCTGATAATGAAAATCCTACTGTGTATTCAGAAGCATATTTTGGTACATATGAAACTTTTCTAGAAAAATTTGAGGAGGGGCAACAATATGAGGAAGATTTACTATATACTGCTTTTTGCAATTATGAACCTAAAGAAAAATATAAAATAGTTAAATTTTTATTAAAAAAGGGAGCTTCAGTCAAAAAGAAGAAAGGGGGTGGAATAAACCTGTTTTTCCCATTGTTTAGTAATATATCCTTGGATAATAGAAAAACAGATTTAGAAATTACATTGGATTTGTACAAAATATTACTAGAAAGAGGAGAAAGTTTATCGTCAATAGATATGAATACAGGAGAATCTCCATTAAATCGCCTTTTTTGTGCATATGGGACATTGTATCCTGATGAAAAAATGACATCATTATACAATATAGTATTCTCAGAACCCAATTTAAAAATTTTATTTAAAGATAAAAATGGGAATACTCCAACTTGATATAGCCAGAAAAAATAGAAGAAAAACAGGTGTGAAATATATGGAAGAATACATTGAAAAATATCATTTAACAAAGGAATAAAATATATTACAGAAAAACAGACGGGGAGAACTATCTTGTCCCGAGATACAATGAAAGTCCAGTTTTTTCTTTCAACTTTATACATTCCAAATAATTAACACAAAATATTTTGACTATATCAAATTTGCCCATATAACCCCTACAAATTAAAATTTTTATTTAAGGCATAGAAAAGTTTATACCAAAAATCGATTTTTCAAGCTATATGGATGTTATATGGACTTTTTAAATGATATTTTTTTAATAAGTTAGATGGCATATTTTTTAAACCAGTTTTCAAAATAATTAAAATCTCAAGAGCATAAATTTTTTTATATAAATTCCTAAAATTATAAATGGATACTCCCTTTTTTTATTTATCTTTCCAAAAATTTTGAAATTAAATCTTTAACTTTTTCATTAAATTCTTTACTTAAAAAATAGTCTTTTACTTCTTTCTGAATACCGGAAAGTCTAGTTGCAGATTCCATAATTTTAGTAACAGGATTTTCTTTTCCTGAACTGAATTTCTTTATATTTTTTTCTTCTAATTTAAATTGCTTCTCAAATTCAAAATATTGTTTTTTTAAAGTCAGCTCTTCTTCAAAATTTAACAATTTTTCAAAATTAATTATTGGATAAAACTTATTTTTATACATTCCATAAAGATAAGATTTCTGATAAATTTCTTAGATTTTAGATTACTTTTTTCTTCCATAGTTATTACTCCTTTTTCTATATTTATTTATAAAATTCTTTCTTTTATTTTGGATAAATTGTATAATAAAATACAGTAAGAAATTTAAATATTTTAAGAAAATTAGAAATATCTATACTTGAAGAGTTGCCATTTAGAAAAAAATACAGTAGAAGAATAAAAAGGTATACTATATCATTAGATGTGAGAAGATAATTAAAATTATTTTTTAAAATATGAGGATAATATTGTAAAAAAAAGAAAATAAAAAAAGGTAGTTTAAAATATTCATGTCATTGCCTGCATTCTAAAATTTTTTTATTGAAAAAAATGTCAATATATGATAAACTAAAAATTAGTATAAGTAAATTTGAAATTTAAAAAAATTTACTGGACAATTTTTTTAAAATTTGATACAATAAAAAGGATCCGAGGTGATTTTCAATGGCAAAACAGGATGTTCTTGAGCTAGAAGGTGAAATAATTGAAGCACTGCCTAATGCGATGTTTCAAGTGAGGCTTGAAAATGGACACGAAGTTTTAGGACATATCTCAGGAAAGATGAGAATGAACTATATAAAGATTTTACCAGGGGATAAAGTTACGGTTGAAGTTTCTCCGTATGATTTATCGAGAGGTAGAATTGTGTATAGAAAAAAATAAAATCTGGAAGGAGGGTTTTTAGTGAAAGTAAAAGCTTCAGTAAAACCTATGTGTGACAAATGTAAAGTTATTAAGCGTCACGGAAAAGTAAGAGTAATATGCGAAAACCCTAAACACAAACAAATACAAGGATAATTAATATTTTTTAAAATATTTAGGGCGAAAAAAGTTAAAAACAAACTGATTAAAAATTTTTATTATAAGACTTTTAAAGATATTTAAAATAAAAATTGTAAAAGTATGTTTAGCTGTAGAGCTTATTCCTTATATCATTTGTGAGGGCATATTGAAGAAGATTAAAAATATCAAATAACGAGGAGGAAACAATTTGGCTAGAATAGCAGGAGTAGATATTCCAAGAAATAAAAGAGTAGAAATTTCATTAACTTATATTTTTGGAATTGGAAAAAGCACTTCAAACAAAATTTTAGAAAAAGCAGGTGTTAATAAAGACACTAGAGTTAAAGATTTAACAGAAGAACAAGTAGCAAAAATCAGAAACTTTGTAGAAGAATATAAAGTTGAAGGTGAATTGAGAAAAGAAATCAGACTTAATATAAAAAGATTGCTTGACATAAAAAGTTACAGAGGATTAAGACATAGAAACGGTTTACCTGTAAGAGGACAAAAAACTAAAACAAATGCAAGAACAAGAAAAGGGCCAGTAAAAATGGCGATTGCTAAGAAAAAATAATAAATTATTGAGTTAAGGAGGAAACCATAAGTGGCTAAAAAACCAGCAGTTTCAAAAAAGAAAAAATTAAAAAATATTCCTAATGGGATAGCATATATACACTCTACTTTCAATAACACTGTTGTAACAATTACAGATGCAGAAGGAAAAGTAGTAATCTGGAAATCAGGAGGGACTTCAGGGTTCAAAGGAACTAAAAAAGGAACTCCATTCGCAGCTCAAATAGCAGCTGAACAAGCAGCACAAGTTGCAATCGAAAACGGAATGAAACAAATCGAAATTAAAATAAAAGGACCGGGATCTGGAAGAGAAGCTTCTATAAGATCAATTCAAGCAACTGGATTAGAAGTAACAAGAATAGTTGATATAACTCCAGTGCCTCACAATGGTGCAAGACCACCTAAAAAGAGAAGACCGTAATTTTAAAAACTAAGGAGGAAATAGATAAATGGCAAGAAATAGACAGCCGGTTTTGAAAAAATGTAGAAATCTTGGCTTAGATCCAAGCGTTCTAGGAGTAAATAAAAAGTCAAACAGAAATATTAGACCAAACGCAAATAGAAAATTAACTGAATATGGAATACAATTAAGAGAAAAACAAAGAGCAAGATTTGTTTACGGAGTTCAAGAAAAACAATTTTATAAATTATATGAAGAAGCAACAAGAAAAGAAGGAGTAACAGGGGAATTGTTACTTCAATATTTGGAAAGAAGATTAGATAACGTAATTTATAGACTAGGATTTGGTTCTACAAGAAGACAAGCAAGACAAATCGTAAGTCATGGACATATTTTAATTAACGGAAAAAGAGTAGACATCGCTTCTTACAGAGTAAAACAAGGTGATGTTATTACCGTAAAAGAAGATTCAAAAGAGTTAGCTATTATCAAACAATCTGTTGGACAAAAAACAGTTCCAGGATGGTTATCACTTGAAGAAGGTTCATTAACTGCAAGAGTAATGGAGAATCCAGGAAGAGATGCTGTTGACTTCGAAATTGATGAAGCAATGATTATCGAGTATTACTCTAGATAATAATATTTTGTTCGAAGGAGATGAATTAGCTTTGTTAAAAATTGAAAAAATAGCTAAAAATGTTAAATTAACAGAAGAAAAAACAGATGATTATACAGCAAAATATACATTAGAACCTTTATATAGAGGTTATGGAAATACTATTGGAAATGCATTAAGAAGAATATTGTTATCTTCAATACCGGGAACAGCAATAAAAGGAATTAAAATTAATGATGTTTTAAATGAATTTTCTACAATAGAAGGTGTAAAAGAAGCAGTTACAGATATTATTTTAAATGTAAAAGAAATCGTTGTAGAAGCTGATGAACCTGGTGAGAAAAAAATGTCCCTATCTGTAAAAGGGCCTGCCGTAATAACAGCTGCCGATATAAAAGTAGAGCCTGGTCTAAAAATTATAAATCCTGAACAAGTTATAATGACTGTTACAGTTGACAAAGAAATCAATATGGAGTTTCTTGTTGATTCAGGAGAAGGATTTGTAATTTCGGATGAAATCAATACGGATGGATGGCCAATTGGATATTTAGCAGTAGATGCAATTTACACACCTATCAAAAGAGTAAATTATGCTGTGGAAGACACAATGGTTGGAAGGGTTACA
Proteins encoded in this window:
- a CDS encoding ankyrin repeat domain-containing protein: MSVLLKKWTKFLEREPELNYEEIVELPDNENPTVYSEAYFGTYETFLEKFEEGQQYEEDLLYTAFCNYEPKEKYKIVKFLLKKGASVKKKKGGGINLFFPLFSNISLDNRKTDLEITLDLYKILLERGESLSSIDMNTGESPLNRLFCAYGTLYPDEKMTSLYNIVFSEPNLKILFKDKNGNTPT
- the infA gene encoding translation initiation factor IF-1, translating into MAKQDVLELEGEIIEALPNAMFQVRLENGHEVLGHISGKMRMNYIKILPGDKVTVEVSPYDLSRGRIVYRKK
- the rpmJ gene encoding 50S ribosomal protein L36, whose translation is MKVKASVKPMCDKCKVIKRHGKVRVICENPKHKQIQG
- the rpsM gene encoding 30S ribosomal protein S13; this translates as MARIAGVDIPRNKRVEISLTYIFGIGKSTSNKILEKAGVNKDTRVKDLTEEQVAKIRNFVEEYKVEGELRKEIRLNIKRLLDIKSYRGLRHRNGLPVRGQKTKTNARTRKGPVKMAIAKKK
- the rpsK gene encoding 30S ribosomal protein S11; translation: MAKKPAVSKKKKLKNIPNGIAYIHSTFNNTVVTITDAEGKVVIWKSGGTSGFKGTKKGTPFAAQIAAEQAAQVAIENGMKQIEIKIKGPGSGREASIRSIQATGLEVTRIVDITPVPHNGARPPKKRRP
- the rpsD gene encoding 30S ribosomal protein S4; the protein is MARNRQPVLKKCRNLGLDPSVLGVNKKSNRNIRPNANRKLTEYGIQLREKQRARFVYGVQEKQFYKLYEEATRKEGVTGELLLQYLERRLDNVIYRLGFGSTRRQARQIVSHGHILINGKRVDIASYRVKQGDVITVKEDSKELAIIKQSVGQKTVPGWLSLEEGSLTARVMENPGRDAVDFEIDEAMIIEYYSR
- a CDS encoding DNA-directed RNA polymerase subunit alpha, coding for MLKIEKIAKNVKLTEEKTDDYTAKYTLEPLYRGYGNTIGNALRRILLSSIPGTAIKGIKINDVLNEFSTIEGVKEAVTDIILNVKEIVVEADEPGEKKMSLSVKGPAVITAADIKVEPGLKIINPEQVIMTVTVDKEINMEFLVDSGEGFVISDEINTDGWPIGYLAVDAIYTPIKRVNYAVEDTMVGRVTNYDKLILEVATDGSIEIKDALSYAVELLTWHVEPFANIGNSMSKYREEEVEAVVSSNESESSVEDMKIEELDFTVRSYNCLKKAGVNTISDLTSMSYNELLKIKNLGKKSLNEIIDKMKELGYDLSDHVSTNEEN